A portion of the Gammaproteobacteria bacterium genome contains these proteins:
- a CDS encoding Amino acid permease gives MPSENQSLHSSQRLKHFILGAPRNINDPNIFHKISLIPVLAWIGLGADGLSSSSYGPEEAFRSLGQHTYLAIFLALATVFTVFIISYTYSKVIEHFPGGGGGYIVATHMIGEKTGVISGAALIVDYVLTITVSIASCSDAIFSYIPVGFERYKVLFSAVLIVLMVVINIRGIKESITGMAPIFITFLITHVIFFVYGFSSLADQTGPMIDRFNANFNKDVETIGTMGIVLIFMHAYSLGAGTYTGIEAVSNGIQIMSDPKVRNGKKTMVYMAISLAITASSLFVLYLLAEIKPLPGRTLNAVLADRLFEVQDLGKTFAVVTIFSEGALLLVGAQAGFIDAPRVMANMAVDSWLPHRFAAFSERLTMQNGVIMVGGAALAFLFYTNGSISALVVMYSINVFLTFSLSQYGMARFFFTHRNKENNWKKDFTTQVLGLILCLTILGITIFEKFIEGGWVTLILTSVVIILCYLIRKHYLSIRSDKKRFDDLLTNIPTIGEPNIEPVDPMENTAIVLIDEYNGFGVHTFLTVIRQFPDFYKNFIFVSVVLVDQGLFKGKSSLEEHKAAVRTSLEKYVSLVRRLGLKSDYRMDIGTDVIESGVALCVKVNEEFTKSMVFSGKLAFRTEKFYHKLLHNETAFAIQRILHWQGVPNMILPIKMDL, from the coding sequence ATGCCTAGTGAAAACCAATCTCTACATAGTAGCCAGCGACTTAAGCATTTTATTTTGGGCGCCCCCCGCAACATTAACGATCCAAATATTTTCCATAAAATTTCCCTGATTCCTGTCCTTGCCTGGATTGGACTGGGGGCCGATGGTCTATCATCTTCGTCTTATGGTCCGGAAGAGGCGTTTAGATCCCTAGGACAGCATACCTATTTGGCAATTTTTCTTGCTTTGGCAACGGTGTTTACAGTATTTATTATTTCATATACATACTCTAAAGTGATTGAGCATTTCCCTGGCGGAGGCGGAGGTTACATTGTCGCGACACATATGATTGGTGAGAAAACTGGAGTTATTTCAGGGGCAGCTCTAATTGTGGATTATGTATTAACCATTACCGTATCTATTGCTTCATGTTCAGATGCAATTTTTAGCTATATTCCAGTGGGATTCGAGAGATATAAAGTGCTTTTTTCTGCGGTTCTGATAGTATTAATGGTAGTCATAAATATTAGAGGCATAAAAGAATCGATTACGGGCATGGCGCCCATTTTTATTACATTTCTAATTACTCATGTTATATTTTTTGTGTATGGTTTTTCTAGTTTAGCGGATCAAACTGGCCCCATGATTGACAGGTTTAATGCCAATTTTAACAAGGATGTAGAAACAATAGGAACTATGGGTATAGTATTGATTTTCATGCATGCTTATTCATTGGGTGCTGGAACTTATACCGGAATTGAGGCAGTCTCAAACGGTATCCAGATCATGAGCGATCCTAAAGTAAGGAATGGGAAAAAGACCATGGTATACATGGCGATTTCTCTGGCAATTACTGCGAGTTCCTTGTTTGTTTTATATCTCCTTGCCGAAATTAAACCACTGCCGGGAAGAACGCTCAATGCGGTCTTGGCGGATAGATTATTTGAAGTACAAGACCTGGGCAAGACTTTTGCGGTTGTAACAATTTTCTCGGAGGGTGCGTTATTGCTGGTGGGCGCTCAGGCTGGTTTTATCGATGCCCCACGAGTTATGGCCAATATGGCCGTTGATTCTTGGTTGCCACACCGTTTTGCTGCCTTCTCGGAAAGATTGACTATGCAAAATGGTGTGATAATGGTTGGTGGCGCGGCGCTCGCTTTTCTGTTCTACACCAATGGATCGATCTCAGCATTAGTGGTTATGTATTCAATCAATGTTTTTCTAACATTTTCCCTATCACAGTATGGAATGGCAAGATTTTTCTTTACTCATCGCAACAAGGAAAATAATTGGAAAAAAGATTTCACGACGCAAGTATTAGGATTAATTCTGTGTTTAACAATATTAGGGATTACTATTTTTGAGAAGTTTATTGAGGGAGGATGGGTCACTTTAATCTTAACATCTGTAGTAATTATACTGTGCTACTTAATTCGCAAACACTATCTAAGTATACGTAGCGACAAAAAAAGATTTGATGATCTACTGACTAATATTCCGACGATAGGAGAACCGAATATCGAACCAGTTGATCCTATGGAAAATACTGCGATAGTACTGATTGATGAATATAACGGATTTGGTGTACATACCTTTCTAACAGTTATTCGTCAGTTTCCTGACTTCTATAAGAATTTTATTTTTGTCTCCGTTGTACTGGTAGACCAAGGACTTTTCAAGGGAAAATCTAGTTTAGAGGAACACAAAGCCGCTGTCCGAACATCTCTCGAGAAATATGTTAGCCTGGTCAGAAGATTAGGATTGAAATCCGATTATCGAATGGACATCGGAACCGATGTAATTGAGTCGGGGGTAGCGTTATGTGTTAAGGTAAATGAAGAATTCACGAAGTCAATGGTTTTCTCCGGTAAGTTGGCATTTAGAACCGAAAAGTTCTATCACAAACTCTTGCACAATGAAACTGCGTTTGCCATTCAACGTATACTTCACTGGCAGGGCGTACCCAATATGATTTTACCAATCAAAATGGACCTATGA